The Salinispora tropica CNB-440 genome has a window encoding:
- a CDS encoding F0F1 ATP synthase subunit gamma, with translation MAAQVRVLRQRIRAAKSMKKITKAMELVATSRIAKAQEQVAASLPYSRAITEVLTALASNTRIDHPLLTPRERVRRAGVLLVTSDRGLAGGYSSNAIKTAESLLARLRADGKEPSLYVIGRKGVQYYRFRNRPMMACWTGFSEQPTFADAREVGETLIKAFTAGVDDGDGDPGPDGVFGVDELHIVSTEFKSLMTQVPVPKILGPMQIEDRPRSEGILPAYEFEPEAEALLDALLPKYINTRIYAALVESAASESASRRRAMKSATDNAEEMIEKYTREMNSARQAGITQEISEIVGGANALAASGSEV, from the coding sequence ATGGCCGCCCAGGTACGCGTACTCCGCCAACGCATCCGCGCGGCGAAGTCGATGAAGAAGATCACCAAGGCGATGGAGCTCGTCGCGACGAGCCGGATCGCCAAGGCCCAGGAGCAGGTGGCGGCCTCCCTGCCGTACTCGCGGGCCATCACCGAGGTGCTCACGGCGCTGGCGTCCAACACGCGGATCGACCACCCGCTACTCACTCCCCGGGAGCGAGTGCGGCGGGCCGGTGTGCTGCTGGTCACCAGTGACCGGGGTCTGGCCGGCGGCTACAGCTCCAACGCCATCAAGACGGCGGAGTCGCTGCTCGCCCGGCTGCGCGCCGACGGCAAGGAGCCTTCGCTCTACGTCATCGGTCGCAAGGGCGTGCAGTACTACCGGTTCCGCAACCGGCCGATGATGGCGTGCTGGACCGGCTTCTCGGAGCAGCCGACCTTCGCCGACGCCCGCGAGGTGGGTGAGACGCTGATCAAGGCGTTCACGGCCGGCGTGGACGACGGCGACGGAGATCCGGGGCCGGACGGGGTCTTCGGTGTGGACGAGCTGCACATCGTCTCCACCGAGTTCAAGTCACTGATGACCCAGGTTCCGGTTCCGAAGATCCTCGGGCCGATGCAGATCGAGGACCGGCCGCGCTCCGAGGGCATCCTGCCGGCCTACGAATTCGAGCCGGAGGCGGAGGCGCTCCTCGACGCGCTGCTGCCGAAGTACATCAATACGCGGATCTACGCGGCGTTGGTCGAGTCGGCGGCGAGTGAGTCGGCGTCGCGGCGGCGGGCGATGAAGAGCGCCACCGACAACGCCGAAGAGATGATCGAGAAGTACACGCGCGAGATGAACTCGGCCCGCCAGGCCGGAATCACCCAGGAGATCAGCGAGATCGTCGGCGGCGCGAACGCGCTGGCCGCGTCGGGAAGTGAAGTGTGA
- a CDS encoding F0F1 ATP synthase subunit B encodes MFLAAEGSHNPILPIWQELVVGTIAFALLVFVLLKFVMPRMETMYQARVDAIEGGLKRAEAAQAEANQLLEQYRAQLAEVRTEAARIRDDARADAEGIRQDILAKAREESDRIIAAGKEQLVAERTTIVRELRTEVGTLAVDLAGKIVGESLADEARRAGTVDRFLNGLESAGAR; translated from the coding sequence ATGTTTCTCGCCGCCGAAGGCTCGCACAATCCGATCCTGCCGATCTGGCAAGAGCTCGTCGTCGGGACCATCGCCTTCGCCCTACTCGTCTTCGTGCTGCTGAAGTTCGTCATGCCACGCATGGAGACGATGTACCAGGCGCGGGTGGACGCGATCGAGGGCGGCCTCAAGCGCGCCGAGGCTGCTCAGGCCGAGGCCAACCAGCTGCTCGAGCAGTACCGGGCCCAGCTGGCCGAGGTGCGCACCGAGGCGGCCCGGATCCGGGACGACGCCCGCGCCGACGCGGAGGGCATCCGGCAGGACATCCTCGCCAAGGCGCGGGAGGAGTCCGACCGGATCATCGCCGCGGGCAAGGAGCAGCTCGTCGCCGAGCGGACCACGATCGTGCGCGAGCTGCGTACCGAGGTCGGCACGCTCGCGGTGGACCTGGCCGGCAAGATCGTTGGTGAGTCCCTCGCCGACGAGGCGCGCCGTGCGGGCACCGTCGACCGGTTCCTGAACGGTCTCGAGAGCGCGGGGGCCCGCTGA
- the atpD gene encoding F0F1 ATP synthase subunit beta: MTVSATAEGPAGTKAATGRVVRVIGPVVDAEFPRDAMPDLFNAMHVDVTLSGGEKTLTLEVAQHLGDNLVRAISMQPTDGLVRGVEVRDTGSPITVPVGDTVKGHVFNAIGECLNLEPGETLSPDDHWQIHRKAPAFADLEPKTEMLETGIKVIDLLAPYVKGGKIGLFGGAGVGKTVLIQEMITRVARNFGGTSVFAGVGERTREGNDLIAEMTESGVIDKTALVYGQMDEPPGTRLRVALSALTMAEYFRDVQKQEVLLFIDNIFRFTQAGSEVSTLLGRMPSAVGYQPTLADEMGELQERITSVRGQAITSLQAIYVPADDYTDPAPATTFAHLDATTNLERSISDKGIYPAVDPLASSSRILAPEFVGQEHFTVATEVKRILQRYKDLQDIIAILGIEELSEEDKLTVGRARRIERFLSQNTYAAEQFTGMKGSTVPIKETIDAFKKISEGEYDHFPEQAFFMCGGLEDLERKAKELMAEG; the protein is encoded by the coding sequence ATGACTGTTTCCGCTACTGCTGAGGGGCCAGCCGGAACCAAGGCGGCCACCGGTCGCGTGGTCCGGGTCATCGGCCCGGTCGTCGACGCCGAATTCCCGCGCGACGCTATGCCAGACCTGTTCAACGCGATGCACGTTGACGTGACCCTATCCGGCGGTGAGAAGACGCTGACCCTGGAAGTCGCCCAGCACCTGGGGGACAACCTGGTCCGCGCCATCTCCATGCAGCCGACCGACGGCCTCGTCCGCGGGGTGGAGGTGCGGGACACCGGATCGCCGATCACGGTGCCTGTGGGTGACACGGTCAAGGGGCACGTGTTCAACGCGATCGGGGAGTGCCTCAACCTGGAGCCGGGTGAGACGCTCAGCCCGGACGACCACTGGCAGATCCACCGCAAGGCCCCGGCCTTCGCGGACCTGGAACCGAAGACCGAGATGCTGGAGACCGGCATCAAGGTCATCGACCTGCTCGCCCCGTACGTCAAGGGCGGCAAGATCGGTCTGTTCGGCGGCGCCGGCGTGGGCAAGACGGTGCTGATCCAGGAGATGATCACCCGGGTTGCCCGGAACTTCGGTGGTACCTCGGTCTTCGCCGGGGTCGGTGAGCGTACCCGTGAGGGTAACGACCTGATCGCCGAGATGACCGAGTCCGGCGTGATCGACAAGACCGCGCTGGTCTACGGCCAGATGGACGAGCCGCCGGGCACCCGCCTTCGCGTCGCCCTCTCCGCACTGACCATGGCGGAGTACTTCCGGGACGTGCAGAAGCAGGAGGTGTTGCTCTTCATCGACAACATCTTCCGGTTCACCCAGGCTGGCTCCGAGGTCTCCACGCTGCTCGGCCGGATGCCGAGTGCCGTGGGCTACCAGCCGACGCTCGCCGACGAGATGGGTGAGCTCCAGGAGCGGATCACCTCGGTCCGGGGTCAGGCGATCACCTCGCTGCAGGCGATCTACGTGCCCGCCGACGACTACACCGACCCGGCGCCGGCCACCACCTTCGCCCACCTGGACGCGACCACCAACCTGGAGCGTTCGATCTCCGACAAGGGCATCTACCCGGCGGTGGACCCGCTGGCGTCCTCGTCCCGGATCCTCGCCCCGGAGTTCGTCGGCCAGGAGCACTTCACGGTGGCCACCGAGGTGAAGCGGATCCTGCAGCGTTACAAGGACCTGCAGGACATCATCGCGATCCTGGGTATTGAGGAGCTTTCCGAGGAGGACAAGCTCACGGTCGGCCGGGCGCGTCGGATCGAGCGGTTCCTGTCGCAGAACACCTACGCCGCTGAGCAGTTCACCGGTATGAAGGGCTCGACGGTCCCGATCAAGGAGACCATCGACGCGTTCAAGAAGATCAGTGAGGGTGAGTATGACCACTTCCCCGAGCAGGCCTTCTTCATGTGCGGTGGCCTGGAGGACCTGGAGCGTAAGGCCAAGGAGCTGATGGCGGAGGGCTGA
- the atpA gene encoding F0F1 ATP synthase subunit alpha, translating to MAELTISTEEIRGALERYVSSYSADVSREEVGTVADAGDGIAHVEGLPSTMTNELLEFEDGTIGVALNLDVREIGVVVLGDFAGIEEGQRVKRTGRVLSAPVGDAFLGRVVNALGEPIDGLGDIPNEGFRELELQAPNVMSRKSVDEPLQTGIKAIDAMTPIGRGQRQLIIGDRKTGKTTVALDTILNQRDNWRSGDPKKQVRCIYVAVGQKASTIASIKGVLEEAGAMEYTTIVASPASDPAGFKYLAPYTGSSIGQHWMYGGKHVLIVFDDLSKQAEAYRAVSLLLRRPPGREAYPGDVFYLHSRLLERCAKLSDEMGGGSMTGLPIIETKANDISAFIPTNVISITDGQIFLETDLFNQGVRPAINVGTSVSRVGGSAQVKPMKKVSGSLRLNLAQYRELEAFAAFASDLDKASRAQLERGSRLVELLKQPNYTPFPVQDQVVLVWAGVEGKLDDIPVGEIGRFESEFLQYLRHKHEGVLAQIAGGTWGDEVIASLDAAISDFKKLFLGKEDELRINEPAAEPLAGEEDRETVTRFHDDATDRPAGS from the coding sequence ATGGCCGAGCTGACCATCTCGACGGAGGAGATCCGCGGCGCGCTGGAGCGCTACGTCTCCTCCTACAGCGCCGACGTGTCCCGCGAGGAGGTCGGCACCGTCGCTGACGCCGGCGACGGCATCGCCCACGTCGAGGGCCTGCCCTCGACCATGACCAACGAGCTGCTCGAGTTCGAAGACGGCACGATCGGTGTGGCGCTGAACCTCGACGTCCGGGAGATCGGTGTCGTCGTCCTCGGCGACTTCGCCGGCATCGAGGAGGGGCAGCGCGTCAAGCGCACCGGCCGGGTGCTCTCGGCTCCGGTCGGCGACGCCTTCCTCGGCCGCGTGGTCAACGCGCTCGGCGAGCCGATCGACGGCCTCGGCGACATCCCGAACGAGGGCTTCCGGGAGCTGGAGCTCCAGGCCCCGAACGTGATGTCCCGGAAGTCGGTCGACGAGCCGCTGCAGACCGGCATCAAGGCCATCGACGCGATGACGCCGATCGGTCGGGGCCAGCGTCAGCTGATCATTGGTGACCGGAAGACCGGCAAGACCACCGTCGCCCTGGACACCATCCTCAACCAGCGGGACAACTGGCGCTCCGGTGACCCGAAGAAGCAGGTCCGCTGCATCTACGTCGCCGTCGGCCAGAAGGCCTCCACGATCGCCTCGATCAAGGGCGTGCTGGAGGAGGCGGGCGCGATGGAGTACACCACCATCGTGGCCTCCCCGGCGTCCGACCCGGCCGGCTTCAAGTACCTCGCCCCGTACACCGGCTCGTCGATCGGGCAGCACTGGATGTACGGCGGCAAGCACGTCCTCATCGTCTTCGACGACCTGAGCAAGCAGGCCGAGGCGTACCGGGCCGTGTCGCTGCTGCTGCGCCGCCCGCCGGGCCGTGAGGCGTACCCGGGTGACGTCTTCTACCTGCACTCCCGGCTGCTGGAGCGCTGCGCGAAGCTCTCCGACGAGATGGGTGGCGGCTCGATGACCGGTCTGCCGATCATCGAGACCAAGGCGAACGACATCTCGGCGTTCATCCCCACCAACGTCATCTCCATCACCGACGGCCAGATCTTCCTGGAGACCGACCTGTTCAACCAGGGCGTCCGGCCGGCGATCAACGTCGGCACCTCGGTCTCCCGGGTCGGCGGCTCCGCGCAGGTGAAGCCGATGAAGAAGGTTTCCGGCTCACTGCGGTTGAACCTGGCCCAGTACCGGGAGCTGGAGGCGTTCGCCGCCTTCGCCTCGGATCTGGACAAGGCCTCCCGGGCCCAGCTGGAGCGGGGGTCCCGCCTGGTCGAGCTGCTCAAGCAGCCGAACTACACGCCCTTCCCGGTGCAGGATCAGGTCGTCTTGGTCTGGGCTGGTGTCGAGGGCAAGCTGGATGACATCCCGGTCGGCGAGATCGGCCGCTTCGAGTCCGAGTTCCTCCAGTACCTGCGGCACAAGCACGAGGGAGTCCTCGCGCAGATCGCCGGCGGCACCTGGGGCGACGAGGTCATCGCCTCCCTGGACGCGGCGATCAGCGACTTCAAGAAGCTCTTCCTGGGCAAGGAGGACGAGCTGCGGATCAACGAGCCGGCCGCCGAGCCGCTGGCCGGTGAGGAGGACCGGGAGACGGTGACCCGGTTCCACGACGACGCGACCGACCGTCCGGCCGGAAGCTGA
- the atpE gene encoding ATP synthase F0 subunit C encodes MDVLALEGSINTVGYGLAAIGPGIGVALVFAAYIQASARQPESAGFNRTWLVLGFALVEALALFGLVLAFAIGG; translated from the coding sequence ATGGACGTTCTCGCCCTCGAAGGCAGCATCAACACCGTCGGCTATGGCCTCGCCGCCATCGGCCCCGGTATCGGTGTCGCGCTGGTCTTCGCGGCCTACATCCAGGCCAGCGCCCGCCAGCCGGAGTCCGCCGGCTTCAACCGCACCTGGCTGGTCCTGGGCTTCGCTCTGGTCGAGGCGCTCGCCCTCTTCGGCCTGGTGCTCGCCTTCGCCATCGGCGGCTGA
- a CDS encoding F0F1 ATP synthase subunit delta, with amino-acid sequence MQAATSRESYKIAADRLDEYVRGAESSAVATTAEDLLSVADLLRREPRLRRALVDPARSGADRADLLAGILGGKVGGDALDLLTTLVSHRWSAPSELLDGAERLGVAALLAAADKAGDLGEVEDELFRFGQVVAGQSTLSNVLSDPAAPAAQRATLAGELLAGKARPVTVRLVEVALGGFGGRSFVGALTRLVELAADQRDRQVAYVTVAAPLGAEEERRLVASLSAIYGREVTVKQSVNPEVLGGVSVQVGSDLYDGTVLRRLNESRNALAKR; translated from the coding sequence ATGCAGGCCGCCACCAGCCGGGAGTCGTACAAGATCGCGGCCGACCGCCTCGACGAGTACGTCCGGGGCGCGGAGTCTTCGGCGGTGGCCACCACCGCCGAAGATCTTCTCTCCGTCGCCGACCTGCTCCGGCGTGAGCCACGGCTACGTCGGGCCCTCGTTGACCCGGCTCGCTCCGGTGCGGACCGGGCGGACCTGCTCGCCGGAATCCTCGGCGGGAAGGTCGGCGGGGACGCGCTCGACCTGCTGACCACCCTGGTCTCACATCGTTGGTCGGCCCCGTCGGAACTCCTCGACGGCGCCGAGCGGCTCGGTGTGGCCGCGCTGCTGGCCGCTGCGGACAAGGCGGGCGACCTCGGCGAGGTCGAGGACGAACTGTTCCGTTTCGGTCAGGTCGTGGCCGGCCAGTCGACGCTCTCCAACGTGCTGTCGGACCCGGCGGCCCCGGCCGCGCAGCGGGCCACCCTCGCCGGTGAGCTGCTCGCCGGCAAGGCCCGCCCGGTCACCGTCCGGCTGGTCGAGGTGGCGCTGGGTGGGTTCGGCGGACGCTCCTTCGTCGGGGCACTCACCCGGTTGGTCGAGCTCGCCGCCGACCAGCGGGACCGACAGGTGGCGTACGTGACCGTCGCGGCCCCGTTGGGTGCGGAGGAGGAGCGACGCCTGGTCGCCAGCCTCTCTGCCATCTACGGTCGCGAGGTGACCGTCAAGCAGTCGGTCAACCCCGAGGTCCTCGGTGGTGTCAGCGTCCAGGTTGGTTCCGACCTGTACGACGGTACCGTCCTGCGTCGTCTCAACGAATCCCGTAACGCGCTCGCTAAGCGCTGA
- the atpB gene encoding F0F1 ATP synthase subunit A, translating into MSARAGLSSVEDDTVSGQLVVAQDLPWPPSVNDFYPPAVAGPWVTKFTLMVWLAVGLVIVFYMATYRNPKLVPSKGQWLAESVYGLVRDNIVREQMGNAGIRFAPYFTVLFSFILVTNIFSIVPGLQISPNAHIAFPIVLSVISYVLYLAVGIRKHGLLKYLKMSLILPGVPWPMHFLLIPIEFLQNFVVRPVTLALRLFANMFAGHLLLLVFTVGGFVMLSADNLFVQVTSVFSFAMAIVMAFFEALVAVLQAYVFVTLSANYVGTSLAEEH; encoded by the coding sequence GTGTCGGCACGCGCCGGTCTGTCGAGTGTGGAGGATGACACGGTGAGCGGACAGCTGGTCGTCGCCCAGGACCTTCCCTGGCCCCCCAGCGTCAATGACTTCTACCCGCCAGCGGTGGCTGGACCGTGGGTCACGAAGTTCACCCTCATGGTCTGGCTGGCCGTCGGGCTGGTGATCGTCTTCTACATGGCCACCTACCGGAATCCGAAGCTGGTCCCCAGCAAGGGGCAGTGGCTGGCCGAGTCGGTCTACGGGTTGGTTCGGGACAACATCGTCCGGGAGCAGATGGGCAATGCCGGAATCCGGTTCGCCCCCTACTTCACGGTGCTCTTCAGCTTTATTCTGGTTACCAACATCTTCAGCATCGTTCCCGGGCTGCAGATCTCGCCGAACGCGCACATCGCCTTCCCGATCGTGCTCTCGGTGATCTCCTACGTGCTCTACCTCGCGGTCGGGATCCGCAAGCACGGTCTCCTCAAGTACCTCAAGATGAGCCTGATCCTGCCGGGCGTGCCGTGGCCGATGCACTTCCTGCTGATCCCGATCGAGTTCCTGCAGAACTTCGTCGTGCGGCCGGTTACCCTGGCCCTCCGGCTCTTCGCCAACATGTTCGCCGGGCACCTGCTCCTGCTGGTCTTCACCGTCGGTGGCTTCGTGATGCTCTCCGCGGACAACCTCTTCGTTCAGGTGACCTCGGTCTTCTCCTTCGCGATGGCGATCGTGATGGCCTTCTTCGAGGCGCTGGTGGCCGTGCTGCAGGCGTACGTCTTCGTCACGCTGTCCGCCAACTACGTCGGCACCTCGCTCGCCGAGGAGCACTGA
- a CDS encoding low molecular weight phosphotyrosine protein phosphatase — translation MPPFTVLHVCMGNICRSPMAERLLVLAARERLARRGDAAPGLVDDLLHSHSAGTGGWHAGEEMNPPAARQVTGRGGDTEGFAARKLRSEYIDAADLVLTATADQQEFVSVLRPDAGSRTFVLGEFGRLLPAVDLAGLPAAGVTPAAVYARGVALVEAVDAVRAGAGPLAADDLDDPWGRGDQCFGRVADEVEETVRPLAAALLP, via the coding sequence GTGCCGCCGTTTACCGTTCTCCACGTCTGTATGGGCAATATCTGTCGCTCTCCGATGGCTGAGCGACTGCTGGTCTTGGCTGCCCGGGAGCGGCTGGCGCGGCGCGGTGACGCCGCACCGGGGCTCGTCGATGATCTGCTGCACAGTCACAGCGCCGGCACCGGCGGCTGGCACGCCGGTGAGGAGATGAACCCGCCGGCGGCCCGACAGGTGACCGGGCGGGGCGGTGACACGGAGGGCTTCGCGGCCCGCAAGCTGCGTTCGGAGTATATCGACGCCGCTGACCTGGTGCTTACCGCGACCGCCGATCAGCAGGAGTTCGTGTCGGTGTTACGTCCGGACGCGGGCTCCCGCACCTTTGTGCTGGGTGAGTTCGGCCGCTTGCTGCCCGCGGTGGACCTGGCTGGTCTGCCGGCGGCCGGGGTGACCCCCGCCGCCGTGTACGCGCGCGGCGTGGCGCTGGTCGAGGCGGTCGACGCCGTTCGGGCGGGGGCTGGGCCGCTGGCCGCGGATGACCTCGACGACCCGTGGGGGCGGGGCGACCAGTGCTTCGGCCGGGTCGCGGACGAGGTCGAGGAGACGGTGCGTCCGCTGGCGGCGGCGCTGTTGCCGTAA
- a CDS encoding transglycosylase domain-containing protein has translation MTRAHLNKLMTVLLAGLLAGLGLAVAALPAALVYGVGLSALAAPYTELPNTLRTPPTPQRSNLYANDGSTLITSFYQEDRVDVPLHEVAPVMRQAILAAEDARFYQHRGVDLRGVVRAFTANQRDGAVRQGASTLTMQYVRNVLASDPRLTEAQRKAATEVTSARKVQEVRYALALERELSKDEILARYLNIAYFGAGAYGVAAASKRYFTKSPANLTLAEAALLAGLVQSPHTDDPLNGDADAALQRRAYVLDQMVESGQLAADDATRAAAEPLRLRPTETPNDCAAVPAEQNDWAFFCDWFTRWWNSQEAFGSTVDERQLALRRGGYEIVASLDPAVQQAAIGQVRQIYSENHRYALPTAVVQPGTGRVLAMAVNRNYGVQANPDGWKNRPNTVNQLVAGGGAIQGYQAGSTFKLFTVLAAVEAGLPLNTVFDAPDRIVTRFPVSGEASCDGNWCPRNASSSVDGEHTMWSAFGKSVNTYFAWLTERVGADRVVEMAERLGIVFRAPGDEQLARHGAREWGPFTLGVSATTPLDLANAYATIAAEGRWCAPLPVVRITDAAGRTVTAGAPDCRQVVARDVARAAVDAARCPVGDQSMYRGCEGGTAQELRSRLGRPVAGKTGSSEGYGTESIVAVTPQLAVAAIATNPDNPRDAVGHAVQARMADGVVELMSVALRGQPPRDFVPPSEVTAFDVTRTRIGD, from the coding sequence ATGACCCGGGCACACCTGAACAAGCTCATGACCGTCCTGCTCGCCGGCCTCCTGGCTGGCCTCGGGCTCGCGGTGGCGGCTCTGCCCGCCGCCCTGGTGTACGGAGTCGGCCTCTCGGCGCTCGCCGCGCCCTACACGGAGCTGCCGAACACCCTGCGGACGCCGCCGACCCCCCAGCGGTCCAACCTGTATGCCAACGACGGCAGTACGTTGATCACCTCCTTCTACCAGGAGGACCGGGTGGACGTGCCGCTGCACGAGGTGGCGCCGGTGATGCGTCAGGCGATACTCGCCGCCGAGGACGCCCGCTTCTACCAGCACCGTGGGGTGGACCTACGCGGCGTGGTCCGGGCGTTCACCGCCAATCAGCGCGACGGTGCGGTCCGGCAGGGGGCGTCCACCTTGACCATGCAGTACGTCCGCAACGTGCTGGCCAGCGACCCGCGCCTGACCGAAGCGCAGCGCAAGGCCGCCACCGAGGTCACCTCCGCGCGCAAGGTGCAGGAGGTGCGGTATGCGTTGGCCCTGGAGCGGGAGCTGAGCAAGGACGAGATCCTCGCCCGCTACCTCAACATCGCGTACTTCGGTGCCGGGGCGTACGGGGTGGCGGCCGCGAGTAAGCGCTACTTCACCAAGTCGCCGGCGAACCTGACCCTGGCCGAGGCGGCGTTGCTCGCCGGGCTGGTCCAGTCTCCGCACACCGACGATCCGCTCAACGGGGACGCCGACGCCGCGTTGCAACGCCGGGCGTACGTACTGGACCAGATGGTCGAGAGTGGTCAGCTTGCCGCGGACGACGCGACCCGGGCGGCGGCTGAACCGCTCCGGCTGCGCCCCACCGAGACGCCGAACGACTGCGCGGCGGTGCCGGCGGAGCAGAACGACTGGGCCTTCTTCTGCGACTGGTTCACCCGTTGGTGGAACTCTCAGGAGGCGTTCGGATCGACGGTGGACGAGCGGCAGCTCGCCCTGCGCCGAGGCGGCTACGAGATTGTGGCGTCGCTGGACCCGGCGGTGCAGCAGGCCGCGATCGGGCAGGTGCGGCAGATCTACTCGGAAAACCACCGGTACGCGCTGCCGACCGCCGTGGTCCAGCCCGGTACGGGGCGGGTGCTCGCCATGGCGGTCAACCGTAACTACGGTGTGCAGGCGAACCCGGACGGGTGGAAGAACCGCCCGAACACGGTCAACCAGTTGGTCGCTGGCGGCGGCGCGATCCAGGGCTACCAGGCCGGGAGCACGTTCAAGCTGTTCACCGTTCTGGCCGCGGTGGAGGCCGGGCTGCCACTGAACACCGTCTTCGACGCGCCCGATCGGATCGTCACCCGCTTCCCGGTCAGCGGTGAGGCGAGCTGTGACGGGAACTGGTGCCCCCGCAACGCCAGCTCGTCGGTGGATGGCGAGCACACCATGTGGAGCGCGTTCGGCAAGTCGGTCAACACCTACTTCGCCTGGTTGACCGAGCGGGTCGGCGCGGATCGGGTGGTGGAGATGGCCGAGCGGCTGGGCATTGTGTTCCGGGCGCCCGGGGACGAGCAGCTTGCCCGGCACGGCGCCCGAGAGTGGGGTCCGTTCACGCTGGGTGTCTCGGCGACAACTCCGTTGGACCTGGCGAACGCGTACGCCACCATCGCGGCCGAGGGGCGGTGGTGTGCGCCGCTACCGGTGGTGCGGATTACCGACGCGGCCGGTCGGACGGTCACGGCCGGGGCGCCGGACTGCCGGCAGGTGGTGGCCCGGGACGTGGCCCGGGCAGCGGTGGACGCCGCGCGCTGTCCGGTCGGGGATCAGTCGATGTACCGAGGCTGTGAGGGGGGTACCGCACAGGAGCTGCGCTCCCGGTTGGGACGCCCGGTCGCCGGCAAGACCGGCAGTTCGGAGGGGTACGGCACGGAGTCCATCGTCGCCGTCACACCACAGCTCGCGGTGGCAGCGATCGCTACCAATCCGGACAATCCACGCGATGCTGTGGGGCACGCGGTCCAGGCGCGGATGGCCGACGGGGTGGTGGAGCTGATGTCCGTCGCTCTACGGGGCCAGCCCCCTCGGGACTTCGTCCCGCCGAGCGAGGTAACCGCCTTCGACGTCACCCGTACCCGGATCGGGGACTAG
- a CDS encoding LCP family protein, with protein sequence MIVGKAGKGGKKKPSVWAGVPRWAQVCTVFGAVLMFVSGAALVGVEALFARYEGAVGKADLFGDQAAGASERTSDIKGPLNILLVGIDPRKEEQPPLADSIMVLHVPEGLDRAFLFSMPRDLYVDIPAFDKAGYPGGRGKLNAAMAHGSRVQGENPSVAQGFELLGKTVQSVTGIPRFDAGAIINFGGFVKIVDAMGGVTMDIEREVRSRHRQPDGTHRELRAGGGGYVGEQAVYPKGEQLLEGWQALDYVRQRYEENGVPDGDYGRQRHQQQFVKAMATQAISADVVSNPLKLDRVLRAAGESLVFNGRGHSVVDFGLALKDLRPASIQMIKLPGGEVKDGGTYLGERFKSAVWDFFQALRDEQLDAFLLEHPDFQNKI encoded by the coding sequence ATGATCGTGGGTAAGGCCGGCAAAGGCGGCAAGAAGAAGCCGTCGGTGTGGGCGGGCGTGCCGCGGTGGGCCCAGGTGTGCACCGTCTTCGGCGCCGTCTTGATGTTTGTCAGCGGCGCTGCCCTGGTCGGGGTTGAGGCGCTGTTTGCCCGGTACGAGGGCGCGGTGGGCAAGGCGGACCTGTTCGGTGATCAGGCGGCGGGAGCCAGCGAGCGCACGAGCGACATCAAGGGCCCGCTCAACATCCTGCTCGTCGGCATTGACCCCCGTAAGGAGGAACAGCCGCCGCTGGCCGACTCGATCATGGTGCTGCACGTGCCGGAAGGGCTCGACCGGGCGTTCCTCTTCTCGATGCCCCGGGATCTCTACGTCGACATTCCCGCCTTCGACAAGGCCGGGTACCCGGGTGGCCGGGGCAAGCTCAACGCCGCGATGGCCCACGGCAGCCGCGTGCAGGGGGAGAACCCCAGCGTGGCGCAGGGCTTCGAACTGCTCGGCAAGACGGTCCAGTCGGTCACGGGGATCCCACGCTTCGACGCCGGGGCGATCATCAACTTCGGTGGTTTCGTCAAGATCGTTGATGCGATGGGTGGCGTCACGATGGACATCGAGCGCGAGGTGCGATCGCGGCATCGTCAACCCGACGGCACGCACCGTGAGCTGCGGGCCGGCGGCGGGGGGTACGTCGGCGAGCAGGCGGTATACCCAAAGGGGGAGCAGCTCCTCGAGGGATGGCAGGCGCTGGACTATGTCCGTCAGCGTTATGAAGAGAACGGTGTGCCAGACGGCGACTACGGCCGCCAGCGTCACCAGCAGCAGTTCGTCAAGGCAATGGCGACTCAGGCCATCAGCGCCGATGTGGTGAGCAACCCGCTCAAGCTGGACCGGGTGCTCCGGGCCGCCGGTGAGTCGCTGGTCTTCAACGGCCGGGGGCACAGCGTGGTTGACTTTGGCCTCGCGTTGAAGGATCTCCGGCCGGCGAGCATTCAGATGATCAAATTGCCGGGTGGTGAAGTCAAGGATGGCGGGA